The Styela clava chromosome 10, kaStyClav1.hap1.2, whole genome shotgun sequence genome window below encodes:
- the LOC144428287 gene encoding oxygen-dependent choline dehydrogenase-like, with the protein MSFLRNVFVSLLVSLIGQTFDPIVRQEPDAVYDFIVVGSGPGGATVASRLSEIPDVKILLLEAGESDLKDPQIQIPTRAYELDQTDIDWKYETEAISRPPFTDRIFPMPRGKTLGGTSSINYNVYMRGSPHDFNSWEDSGAAGWGWSNVEPYFRKVENATMVGMSAKLG; encoded by the exons ATGAGTTTCCTGCGCAACGTCTTCGTAAGCTTGCTTGTTTCACTGATCGGTCAAACTTTCGATCCCATTGTACGACAGGAGCCTGATGCCGTATACGATTTTATTGTCG ttGGATCTGGACCTGGAGGAGCAACAGTGGCTAGTAGATTATCAGAGATCCCAGATGTGAA aattttacTGCTGGAAGCTGGAGAAAGCGATTTAAAAGATCCGCAAATACAGATCCCAACTCGGGCGTATGAACTTGACCAAACTGATATAGACTGGAAATATGAAACCGAAGCAATCTCACGACCACCATTCACTGACAGG ATTTTTCCAATGCCACGAGGAAAGACCCTAGGAGGTACGAGTTCAATAAACTACAACGTCTATATGAGAGGTTCACCGCATGATTTTAATTCCTGGGAAGACTCGGGAGCTGCAGGATGGGGATGGAGTAATGTTGAACCTTATTTTCGTAAAGTGGAAAATGCAACAATGGTTGGAATGTCTGCTAAACTAGGATAA